The DNA region CTTAAACTTTGTGAGCCTCGCAAACAGGATCGCTGAGAAGGGAATGATCAATCCGAGCAGCAACTGCACGATCAACAGCTCGCCGAGTTGGCTGTAATCCGCAGGGGTTTGGATGGTGCCAGTGGCTTGGTCCTTGACTCCTCGTGTGACGACAAAGATCTCATTGAGATATTTCGTGCCCAATTGACCGAGCGAAAGTGCCAGATTCGTGAAAGAGGCCATCACCGCAAAGAACGTGGCTTTGAGATTCGCCGGAGCCGAGTTGGCGATCCAGGCTAACATGGGGATCATAGAAATCTGCACCAACGGAGATTCTAAGGCTGTATCGACCAAGGCAATGAATCGCGCGTCGACGATTCCACCGGTGAGGCTCGCCGTCCATTCGTGCAGTCCGTAATACATCCCCGTAATCGGTAGGGCAAGGATCGTCCCCACGATGGTCAAAAACCCGACCACGTAGGCAATCGATCGCTCGGCCATAAAGCGACGAAAGACAAACATGCCGACGAGCGCCACGATGCCGCCGATGAGTGACAGCACAGAGAGAAACTGTTGATCGAATTTGAGATCGTCGATCATCCACCACGTGGCACCAGGACCCGACCCCGGAATCGCGCGTAACGAAAAGACCACCGCAGCGGTACCGACCAACGTGAGCCGCTTATCCGGCTCCAGCTCCCGCATCAGCCGTGACATCAAGAACAGCACGATGGTCATAGAGCCTGTAAAGACGATCTCCTCCCTGTACGGAAACCCGCCGAGACCGACCGTCAACGTGAACAGCACAAAGGCCAGGCTCCCACCCAGAATCCACCAATTGGGCTTCGTCGGTTCGCCTTCCACATCACGCACGTTGACCATCTGCTCGACCTGTTCGACCGAAAACCCTTGTTGGACAAGGTTCTGCTTCTGGCTTCGCTGTAACCACCAGGCCACCCCCACACCTATCACCGAAACGAAAGGAATGACCATCGCCATCAGGTAGATCCGCTTGTAGAGTTGAATGAGCTCCGCTTGCGGCATCCCCTCGGTTCCGCTGAAGACATACACATTCACCAGCGCGACCGCGATCCCGCCACCGACGATGGCGACACGGCCGAGCGTCTGCATCGTGGTGTGCATCAACTTACGGGTCTGATCATCAAACACTCGCCCTTGCTCGTCGACGCGAGGAACGGCCTCGACCGTCATGGCATCGGCCACCGCATCCTGAACGACATACCCGATGGGAGCCAGTAACACGCTGATCACATACCAGACCTCCGCCGGCAAGATGGCGGTCATCGCCTCTCGATCACCAATCAACGCAGCCATGATGGCAAGGCTCACCGTCAATAGCCCTGCACCAAGTCCGACCAGCCAACTCTTCCACCTCCAGAGCAGATCGACCGTATGACCGATCGGCATCTTGAGCGCCCAGGGAATCCCAGCCCAGAATCCCAACGCCGCGAGGAATGAGGCAGATAAGCCAAGATAGTCTTTGACGAAAAACGTCCCGACGATCCCGGTGAGACCGGAAATCCCGTAGGCGACGTAAACCATGAGCGGTGGGAGATACGACAGCCGCATGTCGCGGCCCAGGGAAAGAATATTGCGATCGATCCACTCAGTAACTGACATAGAACTCGTTAGGACGCGATACCACGTCGTTGACGACGTGAAACAAGAGCTTGTAACTGTGCCTGCATGTCCTCGACCGATAGGCGTACCCGGTCCCCGTGCCCAGCCAACACCCACTCAAAACGATGATCCAAGAGCTTCTCGATCGAATCAAGCAACGCTGCTTTGTTCCAAATCAGACGCGTGGGAGCCTCCAGCGCCTTTATATGGGGGTTCCACCAGAGATGATCGCCGGTAAACAGAAAGGTCTCCCGATAGAGCAATGCCATGCTGCCCGCCGTATGGCCAGGCACGGGAATAATCTGGAAATCCGATCCGATTCGGCTTGCCTCCTCTCCATCGACCATCTGTTCCTCAGTTGGGGCCGCGTTCCCATCCGCCCGATGAATGATTCTCTTGGCGCCGAAATGGGCCGCATACTTGTCCGAATCGGCCACATCATCTTCATGCGTGAGAAAGATATAGGCAATGCCGCCCCGTCGCTCGAATGCCTCAACGAGATGCTTGATATAGCGAGGAGAGTCGACCAACCAATTCCCATCCGGATGTTCGATCAAAAAGCTGTTGGCCCCGAACGACTTCTCGGAGTTGAAGCCGCAATAACTCACACCATCATCGATAGACAATGGAAAGCTTGCCATCGCTGTTTCAAGTAAGGCTTTGTCGCTCTGCTCGGTCCCGATAGCCCCGACAGGACAGGCGAGCAGGGCCTGATAGGCTCGATGAATGTCCGGTCCACTCATCGGCTGATGACTGACTGCCGAATATCTGCCGATTTCCTCAAAACTCACCGGCGCCAGCTGGCGACAGGTGTCGCAGTTGATACAGGTCGCATCGACATAAAAGTTGCCGGGGATGTTGGAGTCAAGCCGTTTGTTTCGATCCGCCATTACAAGACCTACTTCGCCTGCTTTTCCCGATCCGCCGTTTGCCAGAGATACCAAGCTGCTACTGTACGATAGGGCTTCCACCGTTCGCCATACTGAAATATCTGTTTAGGCGTCGGCATCGAGCGACGTCCGTACGCAATCCGAAATCCATTCCGCACACCAAAATCATCGACCGGAAGCACATCCGGTCGGCCGAGTGAAAAAATCAGCAGCATCTCGACCGTCCAACGTCCAACCCCTCGCACCTCGACCAATCGCTGGATAATCTCGTCATCTCCCAGCTTCTGAATGACTCGACTCGCCGGTACCGTGCCGTCGAGCGTCTTGGCGGCGAGATCACGCAGCGCTAAGATCTTTGCGCGTGAGAACCCGGCCGCTCTCATCGATCGCATGTTCATCGTAAGAAGGTCATCGGGACGAGGGAACTTCCGGCGGGGGAAGAGCGCGACGAACCGCGTGAGGATACTCTCGGCTGCCTTGTCATGAAGTTGTTGGTGGGCGATCGCGCGAACCAGTGATTCGAATGGAGACCGACGGAGGTTTGGCTGTAACGTGCAGGGGCCGATGCCTTCAATACACCGACGCATGACCGGGTCGACTGCCGCCAGATGCGCGACAGCGGGGTCGCTACCCGATAACGGCATCAGCTTCAATTTCTACGAGCATATCCGGGTCGATCAACCGCTTCACTTCGACCATCGTCGTCGCTGGTCTGATGGTGCCGAACACTTCTCCATGCGCTCGCCCGACCTCTTGCCATTGATCGATATTCGCCATGTAGATCCTGGTTCGGATCACGTCGGACAAGGACGCGCCGGCCTGCTGAAGAGCCGCTTCGATCGTCTTCAAGGTTTGAATGGTCTGCGCATAGGGATCTCCTTTGCCGACCAGCCCGGAAGGAGTCATTGCCGTCGATCCCGACACCGAGATATGACCACCCACCCGCACCGCTCGTGAATAGCCGATCTTCCCTTCCCACTGACCACCGCTTGAGATATTGTGTCTCGC from Candidatus Nitrospira nitrosa includes:
- a CDS encoding MFS transporter; its protein translation is MSVTEWIDRNILSLGRDMRLSYLPPLMVYVAYGISGLTGIVGTFFVKDYLGLSASFLAALGFWAGIPWALKMPIGHTVDLLWRWKSWLVGLGAGLLTVSLAIMAALIGDREAMTAILPAEVWYVISVLLAPIGYVVQDAVADAMTVEAVPRVDEQGRVFDDQTRKLMHTTMQTLGRVAIVGGGIAVALVNVYVFSGTEGMPQAELIQLYKRIYLMAMVIPFVSVIGVGVAWWLQRSQKQNLVQQGFSVEQVEQMVNVRDVEGEPTKPNWWILGGSLAFVLFTLTVGLGGFPYREEIVFTGSMTIVLFLMSRLMRELEPDKRLTLVGTAAVVFSLRAIPGSGPGATWWMIDDLKFDQQFLSVLSLIGGIVALVGMFVFRRFMAERSIAYVVGFLTIVGTILALPITGMYYGLHEWTASLTGGIVDARFIALVDTALESPLVQISMIPMLAWIANSAPANLKATFFAVMASFTNLALSLGQLGTKYLNEIFVVTRGVKDQATGTIQTPADYSQLGELLIVQLLLGLIIPFSAILFARLTKFKSV
- a CDS encoding MBL fold metallo-hydrolase, translating into MADRNKRLDSNIPGNFYVDATCINCDTCRQLAPVSFEEIGRYSAVSHQPMSGPDIHRAYQALLACPVGAIGTEQSDKALLETAMASFPLSIDDGVSYCGFNSEKSFGANSFLIEHPDGNWLVDSPRYIKHLVEAFERRGGIAYIFLTHEDDVADSDKYAAHFGAKRIIHRADGNAAPTEEQMVDGEEASRIGSDFQIIPVPGHTAGSMALLYRETFLFTGDHLWWNPHIKALEAPTRLIWNKAALLDSIEKLLDHRFEWVLAGHGDRVRLSVEDMQAQLQALVSRRQRRGIAS
- a CDS encoding DNA-3-methyladenine glycosylase family protein; protein product: MPLSGSDPAVAHLAAVDPVMRRCIEGIGPCTLQPNLRRSPFESLVRAIAHQQLHDKAAESILTRFVALFPRRKFPRPDDLLTMNMRSMRAAGFSRAKILALRDLAAKTLDGTVPASRVIQKLGDDEIIQRLVEVRGVGRWTVEMLLIFSLGRPDVLPVDDFGVRNGFRIAYGRRSMPTPKQIFQYGERWKPYRTVAAWYLWQTADREKQAK
- a CDS encoding Rid family hydrolase is translated as MARHNISSGGQWEGKIGYSRAVRVGGHISVSGSTAMTPSGLVGKGDPYAQTIQTLKTIEAALQQAGASLSDVIRTRIYMANIDQWQEVGRAHGEVFGTIRPATTMVEVKRLIDPDMLVEIEADAVIG